The DNA segment CACGCCAACGCCATCGACCGTTGCCTGGTGCGCATCGACGGCATGCGCAAGCTGATCATGGACCTGATGGACGTGACCCGGCTGGAGTCGGGCCAGAAGCGGCGCGAACTGGCGTCGCTGGACCTGTGCGACGTGGCGCGCGCAGCGCTCGATTCGGTCGCGCCCGAGGCCGCGGCCAGGGGAATCACGTTGAACCTCGCGGCGCCCACCCCGGTTCCCGTGACGGCTGACCGGGGCGAGATGGAGATCATGCTGAACAACCTGCTGACCAACGCCGTGAAGTACAACCGCGACGGCGGCAGCGTGGACGTGCGCCTGGAGTGCGCCGGCGGCCGGGCGCGCCTGGAGGTGGCCGACACGGGCTTCGGCCTGAGCGCCGAGGAGTGCGGGCGCCTGTTCGGCGAGTTCGTGCGCATCAAGAACGACCACACGCGGAACGTGCTGGGCAGCGGCTTGGGCCTGTCGATCCTGCGCAAGCTGGCCCGTCTCTACGGCGGCGACGTGACGGTGGCCAGCACGCCCGACGTGGGCTCCACCTTCACGGTGGAAATCTCGTGCGAGCCGACGGCCGCGCTGCTGGAAAGCACGCTGGCCCCCGCATGATGAACCGCGACGACATCATCGCGCGGCTGCGCGAGCTGGACGAGGCGAAGCTCGACGAGCTGTGGTCGGCCGCCGACGCGGTGCGCCGCCGCTCGGTGGGCGACGCCGTGCACCTGCGCGGGCTGGTCGAGATCTCGAACCACTGCGTGCGCGCCTGCGGCTATTGCGGCCTGCGTGCGGCCAACACCGACGTGACCCGCTACCGCATGACGGCCGACGAGGTGCTCGCGTGCGCCGTTCAGGCGGTGTCGTTCGGCTACGGCACCGTGGTGCTGCAGGCCGGCGAGGACCCGGGCCTGGGCGCGGAATGGGTGGCCGACGTGGTGCGCCGGATCAAGGCGACCACGCCGCTGGCCGTGACGTTGAGCCTGGGCGAGCGCGATGAAGAGGCGTTGCGACTGTGGCGCCAGGCCGGCGCCGACCGCTACCTGCTGCGCTTCGAGACGTCGAACCGCGAACTGTACGAGCGCATCCACCCGCCGCGCCCCGGCCAGGCGGTGAGCGACCGCGTGGCCCTGCTGCGGCGCCTGCGCGCGCTGGGCTACGAGATCGGCAGCGGCGTGATGGTAGGCATTCCCGGCCAGACGTACGCCGACCTGGCTGACGACCTGCTGCTCATGCGCGAGCTGGACCTGGATATGATCGGCATCGGGCCGTACATCGCGCATCCGGATACGCCGCTTGGCAGCGCGTCGGCGCCCGGCGACGACGCGTTTCAGGTTCCTGCCGATGAACTGTCGACGTTGAAGGCCGTGGCGCTGGCCCGCCTCCTCTGCCCCGGCGCGAATATCCCCAGCACCACCGCGCTGGCGACCATCGACCGCGCGCAGGGCCGCGAACTGGGCCTGCGCCGCGGCGCCAACGTGGTCATG comes from the bacterium genome and includes:
- a CDS encoding response regulator translates to MNTLRVLIIDDESLMRTVVRRALERHAVSIPDIDGECRFAVEEAESAEAGLALIEASPPDIVLLDHQLPGMSGVELLGVLGARQPAPEFLTVMMTAYATLENAVLATKRGAEDFLAKPFTPDELRAVVDKTARHLLHVRETRRLAREKSQIRFQLLSVIVHELKAPLNAIQGYLWILKDLPADDDPVVHANAIDRCLVRIDGMRKLIMDLMDVTRLESGQKRRELASLDLCDVARAALDSVAPEAAARGITLNLAAPTPVPVTADRGEMEIMLNNLLTNAVKYNRDGGSVDVRLECAGGRARLEVADTGFGLSAEECGRLFGEFVRIKNDHTRNVLGSGLGLSILRKLARLYGGDVTVASTPDVGSTFTVEISCEPTAALLESTLAPA
- the hydE gene encoding [FeFe] hydrogenase H-cluster radical SAM maturase HydE, translating into MNRDDIIARLRELDEAKLDELWSAADAVRRRSVGDAVHLRGLVEISNHCVRACGYCGLRAANTDVTRYRMTADEVLACAVQAVSFGYGTVVLQAGEDPGLGAEWVADVVRRIKATTPLAVTLSLGERDEEALRLWRQAGADRYLLRFETSNRELYERIHPPRPGQAVSDRVALLRRLRALGYEIGSGVMVGIPGQTYADLADDLLLMRELDLDMIGIGPYIAHPDTPLGSASAPGDDAFQVPADELSTLKAVALARLLCPGANIPSTTALATIDRAQGRELGLRRGANVVMPNLTPLQYRVHYTIYPGKACLNETAEVCQGCLEKRIASVGRTIGDGRGDAAVDFIDDDRLTALLHGAARPGATEVRDIVARSLDKQALTVEETATLLRARDPDLRAEIFAAARQLKETVYGNRIVLFAPLYVGNECVNDCSYCGFRSSNAEAVRATLDRAQVRRQVLALEREGHKRLILVFGEHPDYDLSSSPTACARSTPPVRARARSAA